In the Arachis ipaensis cultivar K30076 chromosome B10, Araip1.1, whole genome shotgun sequence genome, one interval contains:
- the LOC107621841 gene encoding calcium-binding protein CML37-like, translated as MMSMVEFESALKYFDENGDGKISPLELKNHVAILGGEFRHEDAEMAIAAWDSDGDGFLSLNDFVELMEESGEEEMLKDLKEAFEMYIDVEELSEFITPKSLKRMLGKLGESKSIDECELMIKHFDLNGDGLLSFQEFVIMMGVEYTSVC; from the coding sequence ATGATGAGCATGGTAGAGTTTGAGAGTGCTTTAAAATATTTTGATGAAAATGGGGATGGAAAAATTTCCCCTTTGGAGCTCAAGAACCATGTGGCCATCTTAGGTGGCGAGTTTCGGCATGAAGATGCCGAAATGGCCATCGCCGCGTGGGACTCGGACGGCGATGGATTCTTGAGTTTGAATGATTTTGTTGAGTTGATGGAAGAGTCCGGGGAAGAAGAGATGTTGAAGGATTTAAAAGAAGCGTTTGAGATGTATATTGATGTTGAAGAGTTGAGTGAGTTCATAACTCCAAAGAGTTTGAAAAGGATGCTTGGAAAGTTGGGAGAATCAAAATCTATTGATGAATGTGAACTTATGATCAAACATTTTGATCTCAATGGTGATGGCCTTCTTAGCTTTCAAGAATTTGTAATCATGATGGGAGTTGAATATACATCTGTTTGTTAA